From Deltaproteobacteria bacterium, one genomic window encodes:
- a CDS encoding DGQHR domain-containing protein produces MITVPAMRLHQFGVEFYQAILGVSDVQKLVRFEVLSYTGDGRTAGKRPVKAGRAGKINWDVLESKIAHSEEAYQRPLIQKKIAELMDYYVQCSESGSLPAVPGAVLLTSERRLEFVPVSSHRILGVLQLPPESGSLRALDGQHRLLAIHQLAEQRPLENVQVPAIIFDRLTPDQVVELFVTINAKHTKLNPSHLISLSGRRLYPDKALAASHDIIRVLSENKDSPLHGDIKLFGVGHGRVAQAPLADELKGVFTALDAFGGRQAEVFHENAPRFFLTYFKQIARVFNKAWSSKRYSIKTATALRAFLRLVPDVLSTIRHNGGDPYEAASIHDAIAPWHEYVGDARFETEGEWRMKQAGGTRGTVDVLARELRSALRT; encoded by the coding sequence ATGATCACCGTACCGGCAATGCGACTGCATCAGTTCGGCGTCGAGTTCTATCAAGCGATCTTGGGTGTCAGCGACGTGCAGAAGCTCGTCCGCTTCGAAGTGCTCAGCTACACCGGCGACGGTCGCACCGCCGGCAAGCGGCCGGTCAAAGCTGGACGCGCCGGCAAGATCAACTGGGATGTATTGGAGAGCAAGATCGCCCACAGCGAGGAGGCCTACCAGCGCCCGCTGATTCAGAAGAAGATTGCCGAGCTGATGGACTACTACGTGCAATGCTCCGAATCCGGCAGTCTGCCCGCCGTGCCAGGCGCGGTGCTGCTCACGTCGGAGCGCCGGCTCGAGTTCGTGCCGGTCAGCTCCCACCGCATTCTTGGCGTCCTGCAGTTGCCGCCCGAGTCGGGATCGCTGCGCGCGCTCGACGGCCAACATCGCTTGCTGGCGATTCATCAGCTCGCCGAGCAACGGCCGCTGGAGAACGTGCAAGTGCCGGCGATCATCTTCGATCGGCTGACGCCGGATCAGGTGGTCGAGTTGTTCGTTACCATCAACGCCAAGCACACCAAGTTGAACCCATCGCACTTGATCAGCTTGTCGGGCCGTCGCCTCTATCCAGACAAGGCGTTGGCCGCGAGTCACGACATCATTCGCGTGTTGTCGGAGAACAAGGATTCGCCGTTGCACGGCGATATCAAACTGTTCGGCGTCGGCCACGGCCGGGTGGCGCAAGCGCCGCTTGCCGACGAGTTGAAGGGGGTGTTCACCGCGCTCGACGCCTTCGGCGGTCGCCAGGCGGAAGTGTTTCACGAGAACGCGCCGCGCTTCTTCTTGACGTACTTCAAACAGATCGCGCGCGTGTTCAATAAAGCCTGGAGCAGCAAGCGCTACAGCATCAAGACTGCGACCGCGCTGCGCGCGTTCCTGCGGCTGGTGCCCGACGTGTTGTCGACGATTCGGCACAACGGCGGCGATCCGTATGAGGCGGCCTCGATTCACGACGCCATCGCGCCGTGGCACGAGTACGTCGGCGATGCGCGCTTCGAAACCGAAGGCGAGTGGCGCATGAAGCAAGCCGGCGGCACGCGCGGCACCGTCGACGTCCTCGC